Below is a genomic region from Chloroflexota bacterium.
ACCGGAATGGCCACCATTTTGCCAAGTGACCCACTAGATTGCGCTACTGGGCGACGGCCGCAGCAGCCGCACCAGCAGCCAGATCAGCCCGGCTGCCAGCGCGATGGTAGTCAGCACCGTGACGACGTCGTCCAGGTAGTCCAGCAGCGAGACCCAGCTCGCGCCGAAGTACCAGCCGAGCGCCAACAACTGGGCAACCCAGATCGTCTCGCCGACCAGCGCGTACAGGAAGAATTTCATCATCGGGAAGGTGCTCGCGCCGGCCACGAGATTGGTCGGCAGCGCCAGCCCTGTCAGCAGGCAGCGCGTCACCAGCACCAGCAGGCCGCCCCAGCGCTCCAGCCGGCGCTCAACCCCGTGGAGCCGCTCCTCGGTGACGCCCACACGCCCGCCCCAGCGCCCGAGCACTAGGTGCCCGGCCCACCGTCCGATGCTGTAGCTGGCCATATCTCCGGCGACCGCCGCCGTCAGGATCAGGACGAACAGCACGCTGATCTCCGGCGAGTCGTCGCCGGTGGTCGTGATCGAGCCGGCCGCCAGCACCACCACGGCGCTCGGGAGCGGCACGCCCAGCGAGCCGACCAGGACCGTCAGCGCCGCGACGGGGTAGGTGTACAGGACGAGCCACGCCACCAGCGCCGTGGCAACGTCACTCATCGGCTCTCACGCGGGGTCGTCATGGACGGTCGCGCAGGCCATACGCGAAACGGAGTGCTGGCTCACGGCCGGCCGCGGCGCGGGCCACGACGCGGTGGACAGCCGGCGACTCGGGAGGTCGCCACCGGGCTTGCCGTCAGCCGGTTTGCCCTCGCTCGGCTTGCCGTCGCCGCCCGGGCGGCCGTTGCCGGGCTTCTCTTCGGGCAGCATCGGCGGCGGGGAGGGCGCGTCCGGCGGAGGCGGCGGTTCAGGGTGGCTGTCCTGCCACGCCTGCACCGTCCCCCGCACCAGGAGCAGCGTCTCGTCGGTGCTGCGCCCGGTCTCCGAGGCGATGTCCCGGAGCGGCCGGCGCTGACGGCCCTCCGGCTCTACGCCGAGCGCCTGCCAGATCTCCCGCTGCGGCACGCGGTAGGCCCGTCCGACATACGGTACGCTCATCCAGTCTGCGATCAAAGCCACGTCCACCTGTCGGGGTGGGGGCGGCGGCCCGAGCAGCCGGACCCCGAGTCGCCACGCTGCGCGTCCGCCGAGCACCAGCACGGCGATCAGCAGCACGGCGACGAGCGCTGCGAGGAACGGTCGACGGCGGATGTGCGCGGCCACAGGCGTTCAGCCGGCGCGCGTCATTCGGCGGGCAGCCGCACGGTAATGGTCGTGCCCTGGCCCGGCTCGCTGGCGGCCGAGATCTCGCCGCCGTGCTGCTGCACGATCTGCTGCGCGCCGGCCAGCCCGAGGCCGGTGCCTCGGATGCCATCGCCGACGTTGCTGGCCCGGTAGAACCGCTCGAAGATGTGGGGCACGTCCTCTGGTGGGATGCCGATGCCCTGGTCTCGCACCGCGATGACGGCCCAGGCGCCGCCCGCGTCCTCGTCGCGCGACAGGATGACGGTCACCTCGCCGCCGGCCGGGCTGTACTTGACGGCGTTCGTCAACAGGTTCTGAATGACCCGCTCGATACGCACGGCGTCGAGCAGGCCCGTCAACGGCCCGTCCACGCCCGACTCGACGCGCAGATCGTGCAGGTCGGTGGTGCGCTGCACGTCGGCGGCGGCGCGCTCGACCAGCCCGATCAGCTCGCAGTCCTCCAGGTGCAGCTCGAGCGGCCGCCCGGCCTCGATGCGTGCGACGTCCAGCAGATCGTCGATCATCCTGGCCATCAGGACGGTCTGCTCTTCGATCCGCCCGAGCCGTTCCAGCACCTCGACCGGGTCCAGCGCGCCGGCCCGTGCGATCCGCCGCTGGAGCAGCTGCGCCACCCCGCGTATCGACGTGAGCGGCGTGCGCAAGTCGTGCGAGATGGTGGCGAGCGTCTCGTCACGCGAGCGGAGCGACGCCTCGGCCTCGGCCTGGGCGCGGGCCAGCCGCGCGCGCTCGTCTTCGGCTCGCTTGCGTTCGACAGCGTAGCGAATCGAACGGGAGAGGGTCAGGCTGTCGGCGCGCCCCTTGACCAGATAGTCCTGCGCGCCC
It encodes:
- a CDS encoding DedA family protein produces the protein MSDVATALVAWLVLYTYPVAALTVLVGSLGVPLPSAVVVLAAGSITTTGDDSPEISVLFVLILTAAVAGDMASYSIGRWAGHLVLGRWGGRVGVTEERLHGVERRLERWGGLLVLVTRCLLTGLALPTNLVAGASTFPMMKFFLYALVGETIWVAQLLALGWYFGASWVSLLDYLDDVVTVLTTIALAAGLIWLLVRLLRPSPSSAI
- a CDS encoding response regulator, encoding MTVSPIAQGLVRVLLVEDNIADVDLIRDALDDVALDPSLSGAAFELETVDRLRAGMERLLAGDIDVVLLDLSLPDSHGLDTFVRLERTAPTTPIVVLSGLDDEQMAVRAVREGAQDYLVKGRADSLTLSRSIRYAVERKRAEDERARLARAQAEAEASLRSRDETLATISHDLRTPLTSIRGVAQLLQRRIARAGALDPVEVLERLGRIEEQTVLMARMIDDLLDVARIEAGRPLELHLEDCELIGLVERAAADVQRTTDLHDLRVESGVDGPLTGLLDAVRIERVIQNLLTNAVKYSPAGGEVTVILSRDEDAGGAWAVIAVRDQGIGIPPEDVPHIFERFYRASNVGDGIRGTGLGLAGAQQIVQQHGGEISAASEPGQGTTITVRLPAE